One Coffea eugenioides isolate CCC68of chromosome 2, Ceug_1.0, whole genome shotgun sequence genomic window, TTTGCTGAATGCACCTTCCGCCTTAGTATTTTCCTCAATTGAACTTCCCCTGGCTCTTAAACTTCCCCCGTCCCCTTCTGTTTATTACCTTGTACCTATTCTTCACTATAATTCACATCTCCTACTTAATTAcgttcattattttttttcctcctacCACGGCTGGTATAATTAGTTTAAGACATTAATCGTTATCATTAATTACCCTatcaaccctttttttttatcgaCACTGTAAGTATTTGGGTCTACAGCCGACTAATTTCACAGTGCCTGGGCAAGTTGGACCCGACCATTGCCCAAGACGGTAACTACTGGGATTCGAACTCGAGACCCTGGAATAAGGATCCTAAGCAAAAACCAGTCCAGCTTCTTAGCTCGGGCAATTTCCCTATCCACCCTATTCATCAGAGGTAACAACCtccgattaaaaaaaaaaaaaaaaaaactactactAGTATAATCAACAACCAAGTACTTAGCTATTCCAAGTGAAGAGCTGAGCTATGTGGACCTGGCAGAAGCCTAGATTGCTTGTTTCTTGGGGTTGGCTCGGATGGTTTCGAGGTAACCTAATTAGGTCCCGAGGTCGTGCATTCAAGTTACCTCTCTATCGCTTATATATTCTTGAGGGGCGGGGTGCATAGGCACAGGGAGATTAATCTCACAAAGTTGGATACTCcctgtattaaaaaaaaaaaaaaaagagtactgacaaaattttcactttcaatCATGTCAATGGGCTTCCAATGTGGTCCTCACATTTCACTCAGGATCAACTTCCTCTTTTTATTTCTCTTAATAACCCGGGTCCTTGCCATATTCACCTGTACGGATTTTTTAGACATCCGGTAATCAATCTCCAACACGGGGCAGGACAAAACCCCCTGCATTTCCGTGTTTGGTTTCCCGTCTACATTCCATCCCTCCGTACACCTTTACCATTCCATTGGTATAGACCGCTGTACCAATCTTTGGAATTCTCTTTGCATTGCTCGGATATAGTGCCATGTTTAAATCGCGCTTAATGCACCACAAAGAAGTACTACAGTGCTTCCcttctttcaaaaatttaaacAGTTCTATAATGTAATGGTGGTTAACCTCTTAATGTCTATACAGCCTCTTTGAATTCTCTTCTTCTGTAATTtcttttttgcaaaatttaaaAAGTTCAGTAGTGCATTGACAGTTCACCTCCTAGCATCTATACAAGTTCCTTTGAAATTCCCTTCTCTTATAGTGTAGCTTGTTATAAGAGTAAGATGGATGGTTGCGGTTATTGAAATAAACAAATTTGTATGGTTGCGAGATGATGAATTTGAGCCACAGGACGACCTGTAGGTGCTGTCTGAATTTGTGTGATTGCGGGATGATGAATTTGAGCCACAGGACGACCTGTAGGTGCTGTCCTTATTCAGTTAAGCTACTAGCAACTTCCGTCAGTCTAGTTTTTGCACTACAACTTCTGTTACGTGTCGATCCTTTATAGACTCTCGAGGCAAACAAGCTATCTGGACCGGATTAATGCCTCTTGATCGATTTTGGCACCACATTTTTCTTGTGCGATTTAGGCACTCTCGAACCCAATGCCATAAAGCATAGCATCTCAGCCTGTTGATGCAACCACTAATTGGATCTGGTATGGTTTCCAAGTCCTCAAGGACAAAATCGCTTCGACACCATACAATGATAGAGGTAGCATTTCCTTGTGAGGAACTACTACCAGCAAAAATTTGACACCTATATTATACCGTTCTATATATTGGAATTTCTTTTAAACATGCGATGCAGACTTCAGGATCTGCACAATAATTTAACCAAGCTGATCACGGGAAATGCTCTCCTGTATACACAGAAAGCAAAAATGTTAAAAACGAGCAAGCAAACAAAATTGAGATTAGTATGTTGATTAATTGTTTAAATTAACTTGAACATAAGTTCATTTCAAAAGGGGTTCGCAAGGCGAATTCTAAGACGAAGTGTTCCAATACTACTCCGAAGTGATCGGATAAGGTGAAAGTGTTATTGGGGCGTATGCCCAGGTGCATGGACGCGCCTCTGAAGTGGAATGTTAAAAGCGTATGCCCAAAAACTGTCTTAAAGAAAAAGatttaatttcatcaattaagtttttaactttttaatATTCAACTTTATTACTAATTTACTATCTTTTATATTGAGACATTGAATAAGTTTGATATGAACTTTTTTGTAATATAATATATGGTTAGGCAAAAAAGGTAAAGGAAATGAGGTTGTTACGTGTAGATTAGATCCTGTGATAGGatgaaaatttcaaaaccacCACCAACTATTGAAAGAAAATTACCTAGTGTATATACACTAGATAAAGATGATGACATGGATGATATTGACTTTGATGAATAGTATCATTTTATTTGTCAGTTTATTTCTAATTATTGGTGCTATTCCTTGTTATGTATTATAAGCAATATGGTTGCtaatttggtattttattgtTTATACTAGTTAAGTGTGTTTGTTGAAACAATTAACCTTTGAAGTTTGTGTCTTCCATTTATGCATTTGTAATTTAAGTGCTTGATAATGTGGTGACTTTTGAATTGTGACTAGTTTGTTTTTAAGATTGAACTTTTTGTAATGTTAATTATTTTGCTTTTTGGTGCAGCTAATGTTAATATGCATGTTTCTTAAATTATCAGTTGAAGTTATACAATAATAATTCTTTATttgtacaaattttttttaattttatctaattttattatatttatttatatcttCAAATGCCTTTTTAATAATATATatcatatttatatatttttttcaaaataaaaatttgcggGGCTTATTCCTCACGCCTTGGGCCTTTCGTGCCATTTGCAATGCCTTTGCCTTTTAAAACATTGATTTCAATTGACCATTGGCCGACAGACCGTTCACAATAGTAAACAATGAGTTCTTGGCATTAGTAGTTAATTACTCGGCTAGTTCCACAACTTTATATAACACCCTTTCAAGGCTCCATGCTCATTAAAACACCcttccacacacacacacacaccccaAAAGAAATGGAGATTTCTTTCACCGCCACCACCAGTTGGGCCGCCTACGCAGTCGCATGGCTTGCCACGATGGTCATCGCGCTCTTTTGTAGGCGTTTTCATCAGAAAAAACTCAACCTCCCACCAGGTCCAAAGCCCTGGCCTATCGTTGGAAACTTAAACCTCATTGGCACCCTCTCCCATCGTTCACTCCATCAACTCTCCCTAACATACGGTCCCCTAATGCACCTCCATTTTGGCTCCTTCCCCGTTGTGGTCGGCTCCTCCATGGTGATGGCCAAAGTTTTCCTCAAGACCATGGACGTCACTTTTGCTGATAGGCCCAAAACTGCAGCCGGAAAGTATACCAGCTATAACTGCTCTGACATCATGTGGTCCCCTTACGGACCATACTGGCACCAGGCGCGTAAGATGTGCCTCATGGAATTGTTCAGCGCAAAAAGACTCGAGTCCTATGAACATATTCGTGTGGAAGAAATGAACTCACTTCTTCTGGGGCTGTTCCAATCGTTAGGCAAGCCTGTCTTGTTGAAAGATTATCTCACAACTATGAGCTTGAACATGATTAGCAGGATGGTGTTAGGGAAAAGATACTTGGACGAGTCTGATCAGAACTCAATCATCACGCCTGAAGAGTTCGTGAAGATGATGGACGAGCTTCTTTTGCTGAATGGCGTCTTTAACATTGGTGATTCGATACCTTGGCTGAATTTCTTGGATTTGCAGGGGTATATTAAGAGGATGAAAATCCTGAGCAAGAAATTCGACTGGTTTCTAGAGCATGTCCTGGACGAGCATAACGTGGCCAGGATGAGGAATGACGAACAGAATCGGGTAAGCAAGGACATGGTGGATGTCCTTCTGGACCTTGCGGAGCATCAGACTTTGGAGGTGAAACTGGAGAGGCATGGAGTCAAGGCATTCACACAAGTATAGTGGCTCTATttgtactatatatatatatatatatatttatatattattctAAGAACTTCAATAACTGCACTTTTGCGTAATGAATGAACTCCAGGAACTACTACTCAGTGGAACTAAAAGTAGAAATTTTTCCGAGAACTCTAATAATTGCACTGAAATCTTTTTGAATAATGAATGAACTCCAGGACCTACTTGTTGGTGGAACCGAGAGCTCAGCCATGACAGTCGAATGGGCCATTTCAGAGTTGCTGAAAAAGCCAGAATTATTCAAAAAGGCAACCCAAGAACTTGACCGGGTTATCGGTCAGAACCGATGGGTAACAGAGAAggacatcccaaaccttccttatGTAGAAGCTATTGTTAAGGAAACAATGCGTATGCATCCTGTAGTACCAATGCTGGTGCCAAGATGTGCCCGTGAAGATTGCAATGTTGCAGGGTACGATATCCAAAAGGGAACTCGAGTTCTCATTAATGTTTGGTCAATTGGGAGGGATCCCGAATTGTGGAAAGATCCCCAGGAATTTTACCCTGAAAGATTCATTGGAGAGGAAATTGATGTCAAAGGGCAAGACTACGAGTTGTTGCCTTTTGGTTCTGGAAGAAGAATGTGCCCGGGGTACAGTTTAGGCCTTAAGGTTGTCCAATCCACTTTGGCCAATCTTTTACATGGATACAACTGGAAGTTGCCAAGTGATATGAATCCTGAGGACTTGGACATGGAAGAAATCTTCGGGCTTTCAACACCAAGGAAGTTCCCGCTTGTTACCATTGTTGAGCCTCGGCTTCCTCATCATCTTTATTCacaacgatttgatatatacgCTTAATTCTCAGGATCGCGATTAAATTGTGTTCAAATAATTCAGCAATGCAAGTTTATTTTTGTATGTAGCTGCAATGCACTTATATATGGGCAAATTACACTTATCCCCTGGTTTAGTGTTTTTCTACATAATCCTCCTatggttttaaaaattatatataaccttttcatagtttggattaaagtgtcaaaatgacgTAATTGATCATTCGTAATGAAACAtttaaaaatatcaaaattacccttataaatacatgacacactaacccgtatgattttatattttaccatataatctCCATATGATTTAATACTTTactatataacccccttatgattttcaaaatatacacataacccccttgattaataaataattttcaactttacataaaaagtattttttatatttttggtgGCTCCATTACAATGATCAATTCCATCACTttaacactttaatccaaaccatgaaggggctatgtatagcttttgaaactatagggaaattatgtaaaaaaaatactaaaccatAGGGATAAATTGTATtgacctatatatatatatatatatgttttgttTGTTGTTGATGGCATTATATTGAGCTTGTTATCCCCATTTTGTGCAATTAATGTGTGAATATATCTGTGTGTAATgtgttttttcccttttcatacACTTACATGGTGTGTGTTCCAAATAAATTACAGTTTCAATGTTTACAAAATTTGTCTTTTGCTTTCTCATgctgaaaattaaagaaaaatcgTGAAATTTGAATTGATAAAAATTTAAATCAACGATCTAGGTTTGTTCGCGATCGAGATTGAATGGGCTGATCTTAGCCGTTAGAAGTGCAGAGGACCCAGATCCAATCCaacttttattgatgttttcaGTAGTTTGTACATCTATTTTAGTTGTCAATGATTGCAAAAGAATTAATTCAGAAGCAAAGGATTTAGTTGGCCAAATTTCTGGTGTTCTAATGGCATTTTTGTGTGACGCAGCTATACCAAGAGTTCATTCAAATTTTTTGCCCTTTGGTTTGAAATTTTAGTACCACTCATATGATGATACAAATTGTCATGACTAATCCATTGTTCGCAGTCGCGGTCACGGCTCGGACCATTTCATATCAGTTTCAACATATCGGTAGCAGTTTCGGCGAAACAcaaattttgatatatttaatattctaaacaTTGCGAataatattaaataaaatatatgcTAAACAAAGATAATAAAAATAGCTTTTTTCCCGTTGGTTTTTAGTTGGATTCGATTTGACTCGAAATAACTCGGGTCGACTCGGTCATTTTTATTCATGTCGAAGACTTCTCGGCGATTCATCTATCTCGAAATCATCTCGTCCCAATATTGGAATGGAGAGTTCCGTTCCGATGATAATTCGGCCGAGTTGTCTCGGACTCGGCCGAGTCTTAGAACCATCAAGGGCCGAGTCTTTGGTGTTGCAGATGTCTATACAGGAATTTCGAGCGAACTCGATCATCAAGGGCCATGGTTAGGCCATGCAACTATAAGCGAACTCTACTGGAGGAGCTTAGGCCCCCACTGAACcatgcaactttttttttttttggtaaagaATCATGCAACTATAAGCGACCCCATGTGCAAGCTAAAAATGGGAGATGTTGTGGAATTAACTCCAGCAATACCAGATAAATCATTGATGGAGTACAGGGAGGAGATTCATTGCATGTACGGCTGAGGACTCACTATACCATTGATCATCATTCTCGTAGTTCAATGATTGGCTCGAGCAGCTGACCCGTTCTGATAATATACGTGTAGTACGTGTAGTAATAGGGTACCATGGACAAATTACTCATTCttttgtgtatgtgtgtgtatatatatcaTAATATCTGTACAGAACAGCTTCAGATAAATGGATAACTGAATTGGTAGGACGTGTTGCTTTGTGTTTAGATACTAGCACCAGGTTAATCATGTTGCCTTCCAGTTTTGTTAGTCTGCACGACTTCTTCACAAATAACCAAAACTAACAAGAATGTGATGTGACTTTCTGGAACGTTCACGTGCATTGTAGACAAATAAGGTAAGATTATCTGTGCAAGCACTCTCTGGTAATCTTTTGGGCTCAGGGGCATTGTCGCCTGACGAAAATTTTGCAGGGCACTTGAAGTAAAAGGAAAATGAGCATCAACAGTTATTTGTGCTCGCCTGATGATCTAGGTGAGATTTTACTCGAGCTAGGTTTTCCGC contains:
- the LOC113759779 gene encoding cytochrome P450 71A1-like; this translates as MVIALFCRRFHQKKLNLPPGPKPWPIVGNLNLIGTLSHRSLHQLSLTYGPLMHLHFGSFPVVVGSSMVMAKVFLKTMDVTFADRPKTAAGKYTSYNCSDIMWSPYGPYWHQARKMCLMELFSAKRLESYEHIRVEEMNSLLLGLFQSLGKPVLLKDYLTTMSLNMISRMVLGKRYLDESDQNSIITPEEFVKMMDELLLLNGVFNIGDSIPWLNFLDLQGYIKRMKILSKKFDWFLEHVLDEHNVARMRNDEQNRVSKDMVDVLLDLAEHQTLEVKLERHGVKAFTQDLLVGGTESSAMTVEWAISELLKKPELFKKATQELDRVIGQNRWVTEKDIPNLPYVEAIVKETMRMHPVVPMLVPRCAREDCNVAGYDIQKGTRVLINVWSIGRDPELWKDPQEFYPERFIGEEIDVKGQDYELLPFGSGRRMCPGYSLGLKVVQSTLANLLHGYNWKLPSDMNPEDLDMEEIFGLSTPRKFPLVTIVEPRLPHHLYSQRFDIYA